One Paenibacillus sp. FSL H7-0737 DNA segment encodes these proteins:
- a CDS encoding copper amine oxidase N-terminal domain-containing protein, whose protein sequence is MKRFLSLLSISLLALILAVPAFAASKPIDVYINGSKVSFTAGSPYLANNSVLVPFRVVFEKLGLQVLWDAKTGTVTGKSSNLAITLKIGSNRATVNGTVKKLTTAPVSSAGTTYIPLRFIAEATGGTAVWNSTSRSVQITTPVSKGKDEAAITALIRLSNQYFNEEKATSFYSLMDSEYSYTESVAELNESFKAFDIKNTIDSLEILDITADEATVYTLESSRRIGGTYTPDTENEYVYTLVRKNGSWKISSVESQSSTVLLTREQGTKPAANIPQNDADAIKGTISKYYQAMNEQNPTAVLSTMTSYGEEYDSSLKADLDDFFASYDITYTPGISNIYYYSAKEAAIYVESKDKEASEEETYEQGLIYILSKSDTGVWTIDDTYSIYNKLVKS, encoded by the coding sequence TTGAAAAGATTTTTATCCCTCTTAAGCATAAGTCTACTGGCCCTCATACTTGCGGTCCCGGCTTTTGCAGCATCGAAACCAATTGATGTTTATATTAACGGAAGTAAGGTTTCCTTCACCGCTGGATCCCCATACTTAGCGAACAATTCTGTACTTGTACCTTTCCGGGTTGTCTTTGAGAAGCTTGGACTTCAAGTTCTCTGGGATGCCAAAACTGGAACGGTAACAGGAAAAAGTTCAAATCTTGCGATTACCCTCAAAATTGGCAGTAACCGCGCTACTGTTAACGGAACCGTTAAAAAACTAACCACTGCACCAGTTTCCTCAGCCGGCACTACATACATCCCTTTGCGTTTTATCGCAGAGGCAACCGGGGGCACAGCTGTCTGGAATTCTACCAGTAGAAGTGTACAAATTACTACTCCTGTCTCCAAAGGTAAGGACGAAGCAGCCATTACAGCATTAATCCGTTTGTCTAATCAATATTTCAATGAAGAAAAAGCGACTAGCTTCTACTCCCTTATGGATTCGGAGTACTCTTACACGGAATCAGTGGCCGAACTCAATGAATCTTTTAAAGCTTTTGACATAAAGAATACTATTGATAGCTTGGAAATCCTCGACATTACAGCTGACGAAGCCACTGTGTATACGCTTGAAAGTTCACGCAGAATAGGTGGGACTTATACTCCAGATACAGAGAATGAATACGTATATACCCTGGTCCGCAAGAATGGAAGCTGGAAGATTTCATCCGTGGAATCCCAAAGCTCGACCGTTCTCCTTACTCGTGAACAAGGTACAAAACCAGCAGCCAACATCCCTCAAAACGATGCGGATGCCATCAAAGGTACTATTAGCAAGTACTATCAAGCAATGAACGAACAGAATCCTACAGCAGTTCTTTCCACGATGACTTCATATGGAGAAGAATATGATTCCTCTCTCAAGGCAGATTTGGATGATTTCTTTGCTTCGTATGATATTACCTATACTCCAGGCATTTCAAATATTTATTATTACAGTGCCAAGGAAGCTGCTATATATGTAGAAAGCAAAGACAAGGAAGCTAGTGAAGAGGAGACTTATGAGCAGGGCCTTATCTATATTCTATCCAAGTCGGATACTGGTGTTTGGACAATCGATGACACATATAGCATCTACAATAAACTTGTGAAATCCTAA